A single Botrytis cinerea B05.10 chromosome 1, complete sequence DNA region contains:
- the BcniiA gene encoding BcniiA, whose amino-acid sequence MSKLQSQVPVEVVEDLSNGASDGVNGSRNENQGSERKKVVVVGLGMVGIAFIEKLMKLDAKKREYDIVVIGEESHLAYNRVGLTSFFQHRIVENLYLNPKTWYADVPAGSLNYHINTKVVEICHSSKKVTCASGETVSYDILVLATGSDALVPKQTPGHDAKGVFVYRNIEDLENLIRFSDQKKDTHGLVVGGGLLGLEAAKAMMDLESYKKVHLIERNKWVLSRQLDSDAGGLVVEQVRGLGLDVMLSKRVGKIEVTEQNEVKGVVFEDGQEMECSTICFAIGIKARDELARQAGIKCAERGGGIVVGDDLSTSVKDVYAIGECASWENQTFGLIAPGIEMADVLSFNLTQAKIHAYRKFKRPDLSTKLKLLGVEVASFGDFFADRDGPKNLPIRAAKKDKDSSNSSVQLTAEPRVSPVKALTYKDPFQAVYKKYLFTMDGKYLLGGMMIGDTKDYVKLVPMVKNQKMLDVPPSQFILGASKEGDDGGDDLDDDTQICSCHNVSKGDVVHSVKQGTCKSIGDVKSCTKAGTGCGGCMPLVTSIFNSTMKSMGQEVKNHICPHFNYSRADLYNIISVKGLKTLAEVMREAGNDPESQGCEACKPSIGSIFSSLYNKHVISRPLHGLQETNDRFLANIQRNGTFSVVPRVSAGEITPDKLILIGNVAKKYNLYTKITGGQRIDMFGAKKQDLLAIWKELVDGGMESGHAYAKSLRTVKSCVGTTWCRYGIGDSVGMAVRLEERYKSIRSPHKIKGGVSGCVRECAEAQNKDFGLIATEKGFNIFVGGNGGATPRHSELLAKDVPPDSVVTILDRYLIFYIRTADKLQRTARWLEALPGGIKYLREVILEDKLGICASLEAQMEELVGSFFDEWKAAIEDEEMRERFNQFDNCDDRVENMDVQVERGQTRPVDWTKESAKTDFRNVKWTSLNWERVIQKDHFKGADEAPSGVSASVKRGDTQLAVWRVQGKWLASQQMCPHKRAFVLSDGLIGDSGPGSITIPGSDGKEEKNLWISCPNHKRNFNLNGEDKGRCKNDEEVSIAIFEAEEREDGWVYLKLPPVHELDGVLGMERWKVREGEAGERQFKKLDEKIGFAMDGGRMKGRKPADRRRELRVGGEGGGGIDW is encoded by the exons ATGTCGAAGTTGCAATCGCAGGTTCCGGTTGAGGTGGTGGAAGATTTGAGCAATGGGGCTTCGGACGGGGTAAATGGATCTAGAAATGAGAATCAAGGGTcggagagaaagaaggtgGTGGTTGTTGGTTTGGGGATGGTGGGGATTGCTTTCAT AGAGAAATTGATGAAACTGGAtgcgaagaagagagaataCGATATCGTTGTTATAGGCGAAGAATCACATCTAGCATACAATCGAGTTGGTCTCACGAGTTTCTTTCAACATCGGATTGTGGAGAATTTGTATCTGAATCCAAAAACATGG TATGCGGACGTTCCCGCCGGATCTCTCAATTATCACATCAATACCAAGGTGGTTGAGATTTGTCATTCCAGCAAAAAGGTTACTTGTGCTTCTGGCGAAACGGTCTCGTACGATATCCTTGTCTTGGCTACGGGATCCGATGCTCTTGTACCGAAACAAACACCTGGGCATGATGCCAAAGGTGTTTTCGTGTATAGAAACATagaggatttggaaaatCTCATCCGGTTTTCGGATCAGAAAAAGGATACACATGGACTTGTAGTGGGCGGAGGACTCTTGGGTCTCGAAGCTGCAAAAGCCATGATGGATCTTGAGAGTTATAAGAAAGTACATCTGATCGAGAGGAACAAGTGGGTGTTGAGTCGTCAGCTTGATTCTGATGCTGGAGGCTTGGTGGTCGAACAAGTGAGAGGACTAGGTTTGGATGTCATGTTGTCCAAACGAGTTGGAAAAATCGAGGTGACGGAGCAGAATGAAGTGAAAGGTGTGGTGTTTGAAGATGGACAAGAAATGGAATGCTCGACTATCTGTTTTGCGATCGGCATCAAGGCTCGAGATGAACTTGCTCGTCAAGCAGGAATTAAATGCGCTGAACGCGGCGGAGGAATTGTCGTAGGAGATGATTTAAGTACAAGTGTCAAAGATGTCTACGCAATTGGCGAGTGTGCTAGTTGGGAAAATCAAACGTTCGGACTGATTGCCCCTGGGATCGAGATGGCAGATGTGTTGTCTTTCAACTTGACACAAGCAAAGATACACGCATATCGGAAATTTAAGCGACCTGACCTCAGCACGAAGTTGAAGCTGTTAGGGGTGGAGGTTGCGAGTTTTGGGGATTTCTTTGCGGACAGAGATGGTCCTAAAAATCTACCGATCAGGGCGGCGAAGAAGGACAAAGattcttccaattcttcgGTACAGTTGACTGCTGAACCCAGGGTATCACCAGTCAAGGCACTTACTTACAAAGATCCTTTCCAAGCTGTCTACAAGAAATATCTATTCACCATGGATGGAAAATACCTCTTAGGCGGTATGATGATTGGGGACACGAAAGATTACGTCAAGCTGGTACCGATGgtaaaaaatcaaaaaatgcTAGATGTGCCACCTAGTCAATTCATCCTCGGAGCCAGCAAGgaaggtgatgatggtggagaCGACTTGGATGACGACACCCAAATATGCTCATGTCACAATGTAAGCAAAGGAGATGTTGTGCATTCGGTCAAGCAAGGCACATGCAAAAGTATCGGAGACGTCAAATCATGCACCAAAGCCGGAACAGGATGTGGTGGCTGCATGCCCCTGGTGACTAGCATCTTCAACAGCACTATGAAATCTATGGGCCAAGAAGTCAAAAATCACATTTGTCCTCATTTCAACTATTCTCGCGCTGATCTTTATAACATTATTTCTGTCAAGGGCCTGAAGACTCTAGCGGAGGTTATGAGAGAAGCGGGAAATGATCCCGAGAGTCAGGGATGCGAAGCTTGTAAACCTTCGATCGGATCGATCTTCAGCTCGCTCTACAACAAACATGTCATTTCGCGTCCGCTGCATGGTCTTCAAGAGACCAACGATCGTTTCTTGGCGAACATACAACGAAATGGTACTTTCTCCGTCGTACCCAGAGTATCGGCGGGAGAAATCACGCCGGATAAATTAATCCTGATAGGAAATGTAGCGAAGAAGTATAATCTCTACACCAAGATCACTGGAGGTCAGAGAATCGATATGTTTGGAGCGAAGAAACAAGATCTTCTGGCTATCTGGAAGGAACTGGTAGATGGGGGTATGGAATCTGGCCATGCGTATGCAAAGAGTTTGCGGACTGTTAAAAGTTGTGTGGGAACGACTTGGTGTCGATATGGTATTGGAGATTCGGTGGGCATGGCTGTTAGATTGGAGGAGAGGTACAAGAGTATTAGATCGCCGCATAAGATCAAGGGAGGTGTAAGTGGGTGTGTGAGGGAATGTGCCGAGGCGCAGAATAAAGA TTTCGGACTTATAGCCACAGAAAAAGGTTTCAACATTTTCGTTGGCGGGAATGGTGGGGCTACACCTCGTCACAGCGAACTCCTAGCCAAAGACGTCCCACCAGATTCCGTTGTCACCATCCTAGATCGCTACCTCATCTTCTACATCCGCACAGCCGATAAACTGCAACGTACAGCTCGATGGCTAGAAGCTCTTCCCGGTGGGATCAAGTATCTCCGCGAAGTTATCTTGGAAGATAAGCTAGGTATTTGTGCTAGTTTGGAAGCGCAGATGGAGGAGCTAGTGGGGAGTTTCTTCGACGAATGGAAAGCTGCGATTGAAGACGAGGAAATGAGAGAAAGGTTCAATCAGTTTGATAATTGTGATGATAGGGTGGAAAATATGGATGTGCAGGTTGAGCGTGGACAAACGAGACCGGTGGACTGGACGAAGGAGAGTGCGAAGACAGATTTCCGGAATGTGAAATGGACGAGTTTGAATTGGGAGAGGGTGATTCAGAAAGATCATTTCAAGGGCGCGGATGAGGCGCCCAGTGGGGTTTCAGCAAGCGTGAAGAGGGGGGATACTCAATTGGCTGTTTGGAGAGTGCAGGGGAAGTGGCTGGCTAGTCAGCAGATGTGTCCGCATAAGAGGGCGTTTGTTTTGAGCGATGGGTTGATTGGAGATTCTGGGCCTGGTTCTATTACTATTCCTGGAAGTGatgggaaggaggagaaaaatCTTTGGATCTCCTGTCCGAATCATAAGAggaattttaatttgaatgGAGAGGATAAGGGAAGGTGTaagaatgatgaagaggTTAGCATAGCGATTTTTGAGGccgaggagagagaggatggatgggtgtaTTTGAAGTTGCCGCCGGTGCATGAGTTAGATGGAGTgttggggatggagaggtgGAAAGTTAGAGAGGGGGAGGCAGGCGAAAGACAGTTTAAGAAGTTGGATGAGAAGATTGGGTTTGCGATGGATGGGGGGAGGATGAAGGGGAGGAAGCCTGCGGACAGGAGGAGGGAACTGAGGgttgggggagagggaggtggTGGTATTGACTGGTAA